From one Electrophorus electricus isolate fEleEle1 chromosome 20, fEleEle1.pri, whole genome shotgun sequence genomic stretch:
- the LOC113588682 gene encoding CCN family member 5-like, giving the protein MELQLSQQRRNIWTQRMKIETRVAVFTGSLLFCILTQVACQLCGGTCQCHWSPPACPVGVPMVLDGCQCCQMCARQEGEPCSERHVCNTQGGLQCDYSASFPGGPGECVRQNKLGCELAGVRYEEGQSFQPTCMQLCHCSGGGITCVPLCNEDLSLPITHCPNPRLVQVPGRCCREWVCEGMENSILLDHTAVIAADRAVGSQQDTLASTPAGYPGVHGIPWSNCIDQNTEWSACSRSCGPGVSTRISNRNGACHLQTQTRLCQVRPCHPDTSEPTSRIQLGMGVCDSSYWPPLPVHLKHRGCYSVLSHRPLFCGTCSDSRCCTPHRTRTVGMDFRCPQGDIVVHWFMMIESCVCHYHCPQMPLASSRRRKRSWLKMD; this is encoded by the exons ATGGAACTGCAGCTGTCTCAACAGAGAAGGAACATTTGGACTCAAAGGATGAAGATAGAAACCAGAGTAGCTGTATTTACTGgctctctcctcttctgcatACTCACACAG GTGGCATGCCAACTCTGTGGAGGAACATGCCAGTGCCACTGGTCCCCACCTGCATGTCCGGTTGGCGTTCCCATGGTTCTGGATGGATGTCAGTGCTGCCAGATGTGTGCAAGACAGGAGGGTGAGCCTTGCTCAGAGAGACACGTCTGCAACACTCAGGGTGGTCTGCAGTGCGACTATAGCGCGAGCTTCCCAGGGGGGCCAGGAGAATGTGTCC GGCAGAACAAGCTTGGCTGTGAGCTGGCTGGTGTGAGGTATGAGGAAGGCCAGTCTTTCCAACCCACCTGCATGCAGCTGTGCCACTGTTCCGGGGGTGGCATCACATGTGTTCCACTCTGCAATGAAGACCTAAGCTTGCCCATCACCCACTGCCCAAACCCAAGGCTAGTGCAGGTGCCAGGCAGGTGCTGCAGAGAATGGGTTTGCGAGGGCATGGAAAACAGCATCCTCCTAGATCATACTGCAG TCATCGCAGCTGACCGAGCCGTGGGGTCACAGCAGGATACCCTGGCGTCTACGCCAGCAGGATACCCTGGCGTCCACGGGATCCCGTGGTCCAACTGCATTGACCAGAACACAGAGTGGAGTGCATGCTCACGCAGCTGTGGACCAGGTGTCTCCACCCGCATATCCAACAGGAACGGGGCCTGCCAtctacaaacacagacacgcctGTGCCAAGTTAGGCCATGCCACCCAGACACTTCTGAGCCAACCAGCAGAATCCAGCTG ggaatgggtgtgtgtgatagcaGCTACTGGCCTCCCCTCCCTGTTCATCTCAAGCACCGGGGATGCTACAGCGTGCTCTCCCACAGGCCTTTGTTCTGTGGCACATGCTCTGACAGTCGCTGCTGCACACCCCATCGGACCAGAACTGTCGGGATGGACTTCCGTTGTCCACAGGGAGACATTGTTGTGCACTGGTTCATGATGATCGAGTCATGTGTTTGCCACTACCACTGCCCTCAAATGCCACTGGCCAGCTCCAGAAGAAGGAAAAGATCTTGGCTCAAGATGGATTAA
- the si:ch73-267c23.10 gene encoding serine incorporator 1 isoform X1, whose amino-acid sequence MGVTFGTLFVAHWAQCLCGSGPCLACRCCPHIKNSIVTRVIYAFIMLVGTIVACVMLSPAIEHQLRRIPGFCDAGAWPNLQAIQASTACDIFVGYKAVYRVCFGMGMCYIPLSLLMINVKNSRDPRAAIHNGFWFFKIAAIIAVTVGAFYIPEGPFTQTWFIVGICGAFCFILIQLVLLVDFAHSWNESWYYKMANESSRRWCCALLAVTGLNYTLSFAAIVLMFLIYTQPKECALNRFFISFNMLLCIIASVVSVLPKVQEHHETSGLLQSSLITLYTMYLTWSAVTNEPDHMCNPSLLSIFQQITIPTSSPLENQTAVTINKAEELELSSLYLQWWDVQKIVGLAISVLCILYSSIRTSSTSQVNKLMLASTNTVTLGDSNVGSTMEMEEASTTKYVQDNERDSVQYNYSFYHFMLFLASLYIMMTLTNWHRPDAVYDATTSKWPAVWVKISSSWVCLTIYVWTLIAPMIYTNRDFT is encoded by the exons ATGGGAGTTACCTTCGGAACACTTTTCGTGGCTCACTGG GCTCAGTGCCTGTGTGGCAGCGGACCATGCCTGGCTTGCAGATGCTGCCCACACATTAAGAACTCCATCGTGACACGTGTCATATATGCCTTCATTATGTTGGTGGGCACCATCGTTGCCTGTGTCATGTTGTCACCTGCCATTGAACATCAACTCAGAAGG ATCCCAGGGTTTTGTGATGCTGGAGCTTGGCCCAATCTCCAAGCCATTCAAGCCAGTACTGCCTGTGATATATTTGTGGGCTACAAGGCTGTATATCGGGTCTGCTTTGGTATGGGTATGTGCTACATACCCTTGTCGCTGCTCATGATAAATGTGAAGAACAGCAGAGACCCCCGGGCTGCAATCCACAATGG CTTCTGGTTTTTCAAAATTGCTGCCATTATTGCTGTCACAGTTGGTGCTTTTTACATTCCAGAGGGGCCTTTTACCCAAA CTTGGTTTATTGTTGGCATATGTGGagcattttgtttcattctaaTCCAGCTGGTTCTTCTTGTGGACTTTGCACACTCATGGAACGAGTCTTGGTATTATAAGATGGCGAATGAGAGCTCAAGACGCTGGTGTTGTG CCTTGCTGGCTGTAACAGGACTAAACTACACCCTGTCTTTTGCTGCCATTGTCCTCATGTTCCTTATCTACACTCAGCCAAAAGAATGTGCTCTCAacaggttcttcatcagcttcAACATGTTACTGTGCATCATAGCTTCAGTTGTCTCTGTGCTGCCCAAAGTACAG GAACATCATGAAACATCTGGGCTTCTCCAGTCCTCACTCATAACCTTGTATACCATGTATCTGACCTGGTCAGCTGTGACCAATGAACCAG ACCACATGTGCAACCCCAGCCTTCTTAGCATCTTCCAGCAGATCACCATCCCTACATCCAGCCCACTGGAGAACCAGACTGCTGTGACCATCAATAAAGCAGAAGAGCTTGAGCTCTCATCCTTGTACTTGCAGTGGTGGGATGTACAGAAAATTGTTGGACTGGCCATATCTGTCTTGTGCATTTTATACTCAAG TATACGCACATCTAGCACCAGTCAGGTAAATAAACTAATGCTGGCATCTACAAATACTGTCACCCTGGGCGACAGTAATGTAGGAAGTACGATGGAGATGGAGGAAGCCTCCACGACAAAGTATGTGCAAGACAATGAAAGAGACAGTGTCCAGTATAACTACTCCTTCTATCACTTCATGCTCTTCCTTGCTTCATTGTACATCATGATGACGCTCACAAATTGGCACAG GCCTGATGCTGTGTATGATGCCACAACCAGCAAATGGCCAGCCGTGTGGGTAAAAATCTCATCCAGCTGGGTCTGTCTCACAATCTATGTCTGGACCCTAATTGCTCCCATGATATATACCAACAGGGATTTTACCTAA
- the si:dkey-78k11.9 gene encoding P2Y purinoceptor 1, with amino-acid sequence MEGGSNATRNDSDCQQIDLPFTHRFLPTVYILVFAIGFSANVLGLKSVYNGWKKLGNINVFILNLGIADFLYVFTLPFLVTYYAANSTWIFGQTFCKITRFCFNLNLYGSIGFLTCISIYRYLGIVHTMKVMGKINTRMSAIISALVWILVFIQILPDMFFDKSKQNSSDECFDTTTDQWITDYLSYSLGWTFTGFVVPLLIILLCYGHIVVVLSTKTNVNALLKQRCLKLVIMLTILFSICFIPYHIFRNLNLKTRILKMQGTCHESFDNIYVAHQVSRGLVCMNSAINPLIYLVGNDEFLMRIQNMNKQAWTSLLQIIGIVIYRNPQEMDSDTRLEIRSGVENQQC; translated from the coding sequence ATGGAGGGGGGAAGTAATGCTACAAGAAATGACTCCGACTGCCAACAAATCGATTTACCTTTCACACACAGGTTTTTGCCAACGGTGTACATACTTGTCTTCGCAATCGGATTTTCAGCAAATGTGCTTGGACTGAAATCGGTCTACAATGGCTGGAAGAAACTTGGAAATATTAacgtttttattttaaacctcGGTATTGCAGACTTCCTATATGTTTTCACGTTGCCGTTTCTGGTCACGTATTACGCCGCGAACAGCACGTGGATTTTTGGGCAAACGTTTTGCAAAATAACACGATTCTGCTTCAATTTGAATCTTTATGGCAGCATCGGTTTCCTCACATGCATAAGCATATACAGATACCTAGGCATAGTCCATACTATGAAAGTgatgggaaaaataaataccaGGATGTCTGCGATTATAAGCGCACTTGTGTGGATCTTGGTTTTCATACAGATTCTGCCGGACATGTTCTTTGACAAGTCCAAGCAAAATTCATCGGACGAATGTTTCGATACTACAACAGACCAGTGGATAACCGATTACCTGTCATATAGCTTAGGGTGGACTTTCACCGGATTTGTTGTTCCCCTCCTCATCATTTTGCTATGTTACGGCCACATAGTTGTTGTCCTATCTACAAAAACGAATGTCAACGCTCTGTTGAAGCAACGCTGCTTAAAACTGGTAATTATGCTGACAATTTTGTTTTCGATTTGTTTTATCCCTTACCACATTTTCagaaatttaaatttaaagacGAGGATTCTAAAGATGCAGGGGACTTGTCACGAGAGCTTTGATAACATCTACGTCGCTCATCAAGTGAGTAGAGGCCTTGTCTGCATGAACAGTGCAATTAATCCTTTGATATATCTTGTTGGAAACGACGAGTTCCTAATGCGAATtcaaaacatgaacaaacaagCCTGGACATCCTTATTACAAATCATAGGGATTGTTATCTACCGTAACCCACAGGAGATGGATTCTGACACTCGACTGGAAATACGAAGCGGTGTGGAGAATCAGCAGTGCTGA
- the si:ch73-267c23.10 gene encoding serine incorporator 1 isoform X2 has protein sequence MLVGTIVACVMLSPAIEHQLRRIPGFCDAGAWPNLQAIQASTACDIFVGYKAVYRVCFGMGMCYIPLSLLMINVKNSRDPRAAIHNGFWFFKIAAIIAVTVGAFYIPEGPFTQTWFIVGICGAFCFILIQLVLLVDFAHSWNESWYYKMANESSRRWCCALLAVTGLNYTLSFAAIVLMFLIYTQPKECALNRFFISFNMLLCIIASVVSVLPKVQEHHETSGLLQSSLITLYTMYLTWSAVTNEPDHMCNPSLLSIFQQITIPTSSPLENQTAVTINKAEELELSSLYLQWWDVQKIVGLAISVLCILYSSIRTSSTSQVNKLMLASTNTVTLGDSNVGSTMEMEEASTTKYVQDNERDSVQYNYSFYHFMLFLASLYIMMTLTNWHRPDAVYDATTSKWPAVWVKISSSWVCLTIYVWTLIAPMIYTNRDFT, from the exons ATGTTGGTGGGCACCATCGTTGCCTGTGTCATGTTGTCACCTGCCATTGAACATCAACTCAGAAGG ATCCCAGGGTTTTGTGATGCTGGAGCTTGGCCCAATCTCCAAGCCATTCAAGCCAGTACTGCCTGTGATATATTTGTGGGCTACAAGGCTGTATATCGGGTCTGCTTTGGTATGGGTATGTGCTACATACCCTTGTCGCTGCTCATGATAAATGTGAAGAACAGCAGAGACCCCCGGGCTGCAATCCACAATGG CTTCTGGTTTTTCAAAATTGCTGCCATTATTGCTGTCACAGTTGGTGCTTTTTACATTCCAGAGGGGCCTTTTACCCAAA CTTGGTTTATTGTTGGCATATGTGGagcattttgtttcattctaaTCCAGCTGGTTCTTCTTGTGGACTTTGCACACTCATGGAACGAGTCTTGGTATTATAAGATGGCGAATGAGAGCTCAAGACGCTGGTGTTGTG CCTTGCTGGCTGTAACAGGACTAAACTACACCCTGTCTTTTGCTGCCATTGTCCTCATGTTCCTTATCTACACTCAGCCAAAAGAATGTGCTCTCAacaggttcttcatcagcttcAACATGTTACTGTGCATCATAGCTTCAGTTGTCTCTGTGCTGCCCAAAGTACAG GAACATCATGAAACATCTGGGCTTCTCCAGTCCTCACTCATAACCTTGTATACCATGTATCTGACCTGGTCAGCTGTGACCAATGAACCAG ACCACATGTGCAACCCCAGCCTTCTTAGCATCTTCCAGCAGATCACCATCCCTACATCCAGCCCACTGGAGAACCAGACTGCTGTGACCATCAATAAAGCAGAAGAGCTTGAGCTCTCATCCTTGTACTTGCAGTGGTGGGATGTACAGAAAATTGTTGGACTGGCCATATCTGTCTTGTGCATTTTATACTCAAG TATACGCACATCTAGCACCAGTCAGGTAAATAAACTAATGCTGGCATCTACAAATACTGTCACCCTGGGCGACAGTAATGTAGGAAGTACGATGGAGATGGAGGAAGCCTCCACGACAAAGTATGTGCAAGACAATGAAAGAGACAGTGTCCAGTATAACTACTCCTTCTATCACTTCATGCTCTTCCTTGCTTCATTGTACATCATGATGACGCTCACAAATTGGCACAG GCCTGATGCTGTGTATGATGCCACAACCAGCAAATGGCCAGCCGTGTGGGTAAAAATCTCATCCAGCTGGGTCTGTCTCACAATCTATGTCTGGACCCTAATTGCTCCCATGATATATACCAACAGGGATTTTACCTAA